In Paenibacillus protaetiae, the genomic stretch CCAGCTGCAAATAACCTTCAACCAGCTGGCCGATCTTGGAATCCTGATTTTCCATGCTTGCAGATACTTCCTCGACGGAAGCCATATTTTGCTCGGTTGTGGCTGCGATATTCATAATTTCCCGGGAAACAACGGCGTATTCCTCGGACATTTGAACCGATGATTGGCCAACGGCAACGGCATGCGCTTTGACAAGTCCGGTATTTTCGTGAATGCGCCGAATGACCTGCTCGACCTGCTGTGTAGCGTCGTAACTAACGGCGACAGCGGATTGGCCCAGATGAATTTGTTCGCTGACAGCTGTAATTTGGCTGCCAATTGTATCGAGTATCGAAGCGATTTCTTTGGCTGCCGATTGCGCATGATCGGCCAAGGTCCGCACTTCGGAGGCGACAACTGCAAATCCTTTGCCTTGCTCTCCTGCCCGGGCCGCTTCTATCGCTGCGTTAAGCGCCAGCAGATGAGTCTGCTCGGATATTTCGCCGATGGAACGGGCAATCGTGCCAACCTGCTCATTTTGTTGATTCAGCAAATCCATCAGGTGAACGGTATCCGTCATAATGGTGCGGACCCGATTCGCTTCGGTTGTAAGCGTTACGAGCTGGCCGCTGCCTTCCGTCGTCAGCGCAGCATTATCGGTAGCGTAATTTTGCAGCAATGCTGTCCTGTCTACGAGCTGCTGAACCGACGTGTCGATACTGTGCACAGCTTCTCCGGCTTCCACGACCATGCCGGTCTGTTTTTCGATCGAGGCGGTCATTTCGCCAAAAGTAGCCGTTACTTCGCGGGATATGATGCCGGCCCGCTCGACGGTGTTTTTTTGCTCTTTGCTGAATTCATCCAATATGATGATTGAGGATTTC encodes the following:
- a CDS encoding methyl-accepting chemotaxis protein yields the protein MTTDLEILDKRNRLFVKILWGLLVLGIAADLGAGISAALIMTLAAVGIVTCGITTLMTYKKWFVSYIKYLVPFILTALAVLLIVSDPNPIISTYFLVYVNITIMTLYSDYKPIVLTGILGMGFTTYLFLDQEYQQRLFPGDSLLYLYMYLIFATAALAVSAGFSQRLQLQVSRERSDALTAKDVSEQLIDKLKSSIIILDEFSKEQKNTVERAGIISREVTATFGEMTASIEKQTGMVVEAGEAVHSIDTSVQQLVDRTALLQNYATDNAALTTEGSGQLVTLTTEANRVRTIMTDTVHLMDLLNQQNEQVGTIARSIGEISEQTHLLALNAAIEAARAGEQGKGFAVVASEVRTLADHAQSAAKEIASILDTIGSQITAVSEQIHLGQSAVAVSYDATQQVEQVIRRIHENTGLVKAHAVAVGQSSVQMSEEYAVVSREIMNIAATTEQNMASVEEVSASMENQDSKIGQLVEGYLQLDQLISELKELVGKQSLLKH